From the genome of Pseudomonas yamanorum, one region includes:
- a CDS encoding helix-turn-helix transcriptional regulator: MVNWHNTRLPKLEGESEITSMYEAALNLTYELGFQYCAFTLSSHLPNNQTKTVNLNNYSNEWNTLYRQEHYFDFDPVVAHCKRSVLPIVWDEKTFSSVPDLWAHAQSNGLNFGWTQSVHDFQGVFSMLSLGRTIGPVGPEELYEKAGQVLWICHAMHAVVAKKYADKPSPQAPSKLTPRETEILQWSAMGKTASDIATILCLSERTVGFHISSAMKKLGVSNKIAAVITAVKCGLF; the protein is encoded by the coding sequence ATGGTCAACTGGCACAACACTCGCCTGCCCAAACTCGAAGGGGAAAGCGAAATAACCAGCATGTACGAAGCTGCCCTCAACCTTACCTACGAGCTTGGCTTCCAATACTGCGCATTCACCCTTAGTTCTCATCTACCCAACAACCAAACGAAAACCGTCAACCTAAACAACTATTCAAATGAGTGGAATACGCTGTACAGACAAGAGCACTACTTTGATTTCGACCCTGTGGTTGCGCATTGCAAACGCTCGGTTCTACCGATCGTATGGGACGAGAAAACCTTTTCCTCGGTACCGGACTTATGGGCTCATGCCCAGTCCAACGGATTGAATTTCGGATGGACCCAATCGGTTCATGACTTCCAGGGTGTTTTCAGCATGTTGAGCCTGGGGCGCACCATCGGCCCAGTGGGCCCTGAAGAACTCTATGAAAAAGCCGGACAAGTACTCTGGATTTGCCACGCCATGCACGCGGTGGTGGCCAAAAAATATGCAGACAAGCCCAGTCCGCAAGCGCCCAGCAAATTGACCCCGCGTGAAACCGAAATCCTGCAATGGTCAGCCATGGGCAAGACCGCCTCGGACATCGCCACCATCCTGTGCCTGTCCGAACGCACGGTCGGCTTCCATATCAGCAGTGCGATGAAGAAGCTGGGAGTCAGTAACAAGATTGCCGCGGTGATCACGGCAGTAAAATGCGGGTTGTTTTAA
- a CDS encoding DUF2474 domain-containing protein, whose protein sequence is MSGKPSLHDIEQAEKKPLWQRLGWLAMIWTGSVLALFVVASLMRMFMNAAGLTTH, encoded by the coding sequence ATGTCCGGCAAACCTTCGTTGCACGACATCGAACAGGCCGAGAAAAAGCCGCTCTGGCAGCGCCTGGGCTGGCTGGCGATGATCTGGACCGGCAGCGTCCTGGCCCTGTTCGTGGTGGCCAGCCTGATGCGCATGTTCATGAATGCCGCGGGCCTGACCACCCACTGA
- the mscL gene encoding large-conductance mechanosensitive channel protein MscL has protein sequence MGVLSEFKAFAVKGNVVDMAVGIIIGAAFGKIVSSFVGDVVMPPIGLLIGGVDFGDLAVTLKAAQGDAPAVVLAYGKFIQSVIDFVIVAFAIFMGVKAINRLKREEAVAPTLPPVPTKEEELLGEIRDLLKAQNSKPE, from the coding sequence ATGGGCGTGTTAAGTGAGTTCAAGGCCTTCGCGGTCAAAGGTAATGTGGTCGACATGGCCGTCGGTATTATCATCGGCGCCGCCTTCGGCAAAATCGTTTCCTCCTTTGTAGGCGACGTGGTGATGCCCCCCATCGGCCTGTTGATCGGGGGAGTCGATTTTGGCGACTTGGCCGTGACGCTCAAGGCCGCCCAGGGCGATGCCCCTGCCGTGGTGCTGGCGTACGGCAAGTTCATCCAGAGCGTGATCGACTTTGTGATCGTTGCGTTTGCGATCTTCATGGGTGTGAAGGCCATCAACCGCCTGAAGCGCGAAGAGGCCGTGGCGCCCACCTTGCCGCCGGTTCCGACCAAGGAAGAAGAGCTGCTGGGGGAGATCCGCGATCTGCTCAAGGCACAGAACAGCAAGCCCGAGTAA
- a CDS encoding methyltransferase: MPLLDSPFAQLDLIRQPEQHNDPLQAFDAADEYLLSYLAEQQPTPATRVLVLNDSFGALAASLEGHVQVTSSGDSFLGALGLEKNLARNGKAFDAVTLLPASQTPTGPFDRVLIRVPKTLALLEEQLIRLQGQLAPGAEVIAGAMVKHLPRAAGELLERYVGPMHASLAVKKARLLIATQADRPHAVSPYPTRYRLETPAIELLNHANVFCREGLDIGTRAFLPHLPANLGDARVADLGCGNGVLAIASALQNPQAQYTLVDESYMAVQSAAENWRAALGEREVLVRPGDGLADQEPQSLEVVLCNPPFHQQQVVGDFLAWRMFQQAREALVVGGALYIVGNRHLGYHTKLARLFRGVEQVATTPKFVILKARK; this comes from the coding sequence ATGCCCCTGCTCGACAGCCCCTTCGCCCAACTCGACCTGATCCGTCAGCCAGAACAGCACAACGACCCGCTGCAAGCGTTTGATGCAGCCGATGAGTATTTGCTCAGCTATCTGGCGGAACAACAGCCGACGCCTGCGACCCGCGTATTGGTGCTCAACGACAGTTTCGGCGCGCTGGCGGCCAGCCTCGAAGGACATGTGCAGGTCACCTCCAGCGGTGACTCGTTCCTCGGCGCCCTGGGCCTGGAGAAAAACCTCGCGCGCAACGGCAAGGCTTTCGACGCGGTAACGCTCCTGCCCGCCAGCCAGACGCCGACCGGGCCGTTCGACCGTGTACTGATCCGCGTGCCGAAAACCCTGGCCCTGCTCGAAGAACAACTGATTCGCCTGCAAGGCCAACTGGCACCCGGCGCCGAGGTGATTGCCGGGGCGATGGTCAAGCACTTGCCACGGGCCGCCGGCGAATTGCTGGAGCGCTATGTCGGCCCGATGCACGCCTCACTGGCGGTAAAAAAGGCCCGCTTGCTGATCGCCACCCAGGCCGATCGGCCACACGCCGTATCGCCCTACCCTACGCGCTACCGCCTGGAAACCCCGGCCATCGAACTGCTCAACCACGCCAACGTGTTCTGCCGCGAAGGCCTCGACATCGGCACCCGAGCCTTCCTGCCGCACCTTCCGGCAAACCTGGGGGACGCCCGCGTGGCGGACCTTGGCTGCGGCAACGGCGTGTTGGCGATTGCCAGCGCACTGCAGAATCCGCAAGCGCAGTACACGTTGGTGGATGAGTCCTATATGGCCGTGCAATCGGCGGCCGAAAACTGGCGCGCCGCCCTGGGTGAACGCGAGGTGCTGGTTCGCCCCGGCGACGGACTGGCCGATCAAGAACCGCAATCACTGGAGGTGGTGCTGTGCAACCCGCCGTTCCACCAGCAGCAAGTGGTGGGTGATTTCCTCGCCTGGCGCATGTTCCAGCAGGCGCGGGAAGCGTTGGTAGTGGGCGGCGCCCTGTATATCGTCGGCAACCGTCACTTGGGTTATCACACCAAGTTGGCGCGGTTGTTCCGCGGCGTCGAGCAAGTGGCGACCACACCGAAGTTCGTGATTCTCAAGGCGCGCAAATAA
- a CDS encoding ferredoxin--NADP reductase, translated as MTASAEKYTRQTLLDVQSLTPSLFTLRTTRDPGFRFRAGQFVRLGVTKADGSIVWRAYSVVSSPFDEHLDFFSIVVPGGEFTSELSRLREGDTLLVERQATGFLTLDRFVDGRDLWLLGTGTGIAPFLSILQDFEVWEKFERIILVYSAREARELAYQSLIHELGEREYLAEHAHKLTYIPIVTREQHPGALNGRITTLIENGELERAAGIELTPEHSRVMICGNPQMIDDTRQLLKQRDMQLSLTRRPGQVAVENYW; from the coding sequence ATGACGGCCAGTGCTGAAAAATACACCCGCCAGACCTTGCTCGACGTGCAATCGCTGACCCCCAGCCTGTTTACCCTGCGCACTACCCGAGATCCGGGCTTTCGCTTTCGCGCCGGACAATTCGTGCGCCTGGGGGTGACCAAGGCCGATGGCAGCATTGTGTGGCGTGCTTATTCAGTGGTGTCCTCGCCCTTTGACGAGCACCTGGATTTCTTTTCTATCGTTGTGCCGGGTGGCGAGTTCACCAGTGAACTCAGCCGCCTGCGCGAGGGCGATACCCTGCTGGTGGAACGCCAGGCCACGGGCTTTTTGACTCTGGACCGGTTTGTGGATGGTCGCGATCTGTGGCTGCTGGGCACCGGGACCGGAATTGCGCCGTTTCTGTCGATCCTGCAGGACTTCGAGGTGTGGGAAAAATTCGAGCGGATCATCCTCGTCTATAGCGCCCGCGAAGCAAGGGAGTTGGCTTACCAGTCGTTGATCCATGAGCTGGGCGAACGAGAGTACCTGGCGGAGCACGCCCACAAGCTCACCTACATTCCTATCGTGACCCGTGAGCAACATCCGGGCGCGCTGAATGGGCGGATTACCACCCTGATCGAGAACGGCGAATTGGAACGCGCCGCAGGCATCGAGCTGACCCCTGAGCATTCCAGAGTGATGATTTGCGGCAACCCGCAGATGATCGACGACACGCGCCAGTTGCTGAAACAGCGTGACATGCAACTGAGCCTGACCCGTCGCCCGGGCCAGGTCGCGGTAGAAAACTACTGGTAA